A window of Gemmatimonadota bacterium contains these coding sequences:
- a CDS encoding ABC-F family ATP-binding cassette domain-containing protein: MTLLSASSLAVIFGADTLFQDITFTVMEGDRWGIIGRNGSGKTTLMDIVTGKRAPDRGSMARISGLRVAVMDQYRDLGGEKTVWDAAALGFKELFALERDLAVQADALGTAGDALTQAQLDKYSHDLERFEREGGYAAAARVDAVLAGLGFDPEVSRTRDVASLSGGERGRLALAGQLAAPADLLILDEPTNHLDIATARWLEEYLKSIDEAVLLISHDRAFLDAVVDHVLHLEAKSASVYECGYSEFIEQRAERRSAAMRAFRKQDSKIAAEEDFIRRNIAGGNSSQAKGRRKRLERVPRLTPPPGEEGAMSVSFTAGDRGGDQVLAAEKLEVAVEGRTLLRPWSGILRRGDRVGLVGPNGAGKSTLLKTLLGERPAEGGAVRIMPATRVAYYRQDLGDVDPQKSLYDLIADRRAMWTRGQIQGHLGRFDFSGDSVLRRAGSLSGGERARVALALMMLADANLLVFDEPTNHLDVESIEALEDAISGYDGSVLLVSHDRALLQQLATRIWAFEDGMLYDYPGRFDEWEADAGSRRTARLAAEAETKRRAAARHSAPPPKDASAEEAKRRRARERAVEEAEALVAKHEGELAALEASLGDPALYGGTDRGGISTLTAARDAERRKLDEAMSAWEAAIAALDRP, translated from the coding sequence ATGACGCTGCTTTCCGCCTCCAGTCTCGCCGTCATCTTCGGCGCGGACACGCTCTTCCAGGACATCACCTTCACCGTGATGGAAGGGGACCGCTGGGGCATCATCGGCCGGAACGGGAGCGGCAAGACCACCCTGATGGACATCGTCACCGGCAAGCGCGCGCCGGACCGCGGCAGCATGGCGCGGATCAGCGGGCTCCGGGTCGCGGTGATGGACCAGTACCGCGACCTGGGCGGCGAGAAGACGGTGTGGGATGCCGCGGCACTTGGCTTCAAGGAGCTCTTCGCGCTGGAGCGCGATCTCGCCGTGCAGGCCGACGCCCTCGGCACCGCCGGCGACGCGCTGACGCAGGCCCAGCTCGACAAGTATTCCCACGACCTCGAGCGCTTCGAGCGCGAGGGAGGCTACGCCGCGGCCGCTCGCGTCGATGCCGTGCTCGCCGGCCTCGGCTTCGACCCCGAGGTGTCCCGCACGCGTGACGTCGCCTCGCTCTCGGGGGGTGAGCGCGGTCGCCTGGCGCTCGCGGGACAGCTCGCCGCCCCGGCCGACCTGCTGATCCTCGACGAACCGACCAACCACCTCGACATCGCCACGGCGCGCTGGCTCGAGGAGTACCTGAAGAGCATCGACGAGGCGGTCCTGCTGATCTCCCACGACCGTGCCTTCCTCGATGCGGTGGTCGATCACGTGCTGCATCTCGAGGCGAAGAGCGCGTCGGTGTACGAGTGCGGCTACTCGGAATTCATCGAGCAGCGTGCCGAGCGCCGCAGCGCGGCGATGCGCGCCTTCCGGAAGCAGGACTCGAAGATCGCCGCCGAGGAGGACTTCATCCGGCGCAACATCGCCGGCGGCAACTCGTCGCAGGCCAAGGGGCGGCGCAAGCGGCTGGAGCGGGTGCCGCGGCTGACGCCGCCGCCGGGCGAGGAAGGGGCGATGTCGGTCTCGTTCACCGCTGGTGATCGTGGCGGCGATCAGGTGCTGGCCGCGGAGAAGCTCGAGGTGGCCGTGGAAGGCCGCACGCTGCTGCGGCCGTGGTCGGGCATTCTCCGGCGTGGCGACCGCGTCGGACTGGTGGGTCCGAACGGCGCCGGGAAGTCGACGCTGCTCAAGACGCTGCTTGGTGAACGGCCGGCCGAGGGCGGCGCCGTGCGCATCATGCCGGCGACGCGCGTGGCGTACTATCGCCAGGACCTCGGTGACGTCGACCCGCAGAAGTCGCTCTACGACCTGATCGCCGATCGGCGGGCGATGTGGACGCGCGGCCAGATCCAGGGGCACCTGGGCCGCTTCGATTTCTCGGGCGACAGCGTGTTGCGTCGGGCCGGGTCGCTCTCGGGTGGCGAGCGGGCGCGCGTGGCCCTCGCGTTGATGATGCTGGCCGATGCCAACCTGCTGGTCTTCGACGAGCCGACCAACCACCTCGACGTCGAATCGATCGAGGCGCTCGAAGACGCCATTTCGGGCTATGACGGCTCGGTACTGCTGGTCTCCCACGACCGCGCGCTGCTGCAGCAGCTGGCGACGCGCATCTGGGCGTTCGAGGACGGGATGCTGTATGACTATCCCGGTCGCTTCGACGAGTGGGAGGCCGATGCCGGCTCGCGCCGCACGGCGCGGCTCGCCGCCGAGGCCGAGACGAAGCGTCGGGCGGCCGCCCGACACAGTGCCCCGCCGCCGAAGGATGCCTCGGCGGAGGAGGCCAAGCGGCGGCGCGCGCGGGAGCGGGCGGTCGAGGAGGCCGAGGCGCTGGTGGCGAAGCACGAGGGGGAGCTGGCTGCCCTCGAGGCCTCCCTGGGCGACCCGGCGCTGTACGGCGGCACCGACCGGGGGGGGATCAGCACCCTGACGGCGGCGAGGGACGCCGAGCGTCGGAAGCTGGACGAGGCGATGTCGGCGTGGGAAGCGGCGATTGCGGCACTCGATCGCCCCTGA
- the ccoN gene encoding cytochrome-c oxidase, cbb3-type subunit I: protein MSAAVSGAGSGAVLDEFTYDDAIVRKFLVACFVWGLIGMIVGLLIALQLADPAFNLGLPITSFGRLRPLHTNAVIFAFAGNAFFCGCYYSSQRLLKTRMFSDALSNFHFWGWQAIIVAAAITLPLGMTQAKEYAELEWPIDIAIAVVWVAFAVNFVGTMVKRRERHLYVAIWFYVASIVTVAVLHIFNNLSVPAGAFKSYSIYAGVQDAFMQWWYGHNAVAFFLTTPFLGLMYYFMPKAAGGPVFSYRLSILHFWSLVFLYIWAGPHHLHYTALPEWASTLGMIFSVMLWAPSWGGMINGLLTLRGGWHKVVDDPILKFFVVGITAYGMSTFEGPMLSIKSVNALAHYTDWIIAHVHTGALGWNGFLTFGMVYWLLPRLFQAPLHSKKLAGLHFWIATFGIILYVVAIYSAGVTQGLMWRAFDETGRLMYPDFVETVAKLMPMYWVRVVGGSLYIVGMLLFGWNILMTWRARPTTYEVPVIRAAPLAKAYVPEPTHVPAGEGVIGRIRAMRYHRRWERMPVFFTVLVVLAVVVASLFEILPTFLIKANVPTIASVKPYTPLELYGRDMYIREGCFNCHSQQIRPLRYETERYGEYSKPGESVYEHPFLWGSRRIGPDLAREGGKYPNLWHVRHFANPRELAAKSIMPAYAHFATNTIDWDVIPKRVDAMAMLGVPYGDAINNAVPMAKAQAAELAAEVERSGGPAGLADREVIAIVAYMQRLGRDIKSAPAVAAAGRAP, encoded by the coding sequence ATGAGTGCAGCTGTGTCGGGTGCAGGATCGGGAGCGGTGCTGGACGAATTCACGTACGATGATGCCATCGTCCGCAAATTTCTCGTTGCCTGCTTCGTCTGGGGCCTGATCGGAATGATCGTGGGGCTGCTGATCGCCCTGCAGCTCGCCGATCCCGCTTTCAATCTCGGACTGCCGATCACGTCGTTCGGCCGGCTCCGCCCTCTCCACACCAACGCGGTGATCTTCGCCTTCGCCGGCAACGCGTTCTTCTGCGGCTGCTACTACTCGTCGCAACGATTGCTGAAGACGCGGATGTTCTCCGACGCCCTCAGCAATTTTCATTTCTGGGGCTGGCAGGCGATCATCGTCGCGGCCGCGATCACGCTGCCGCTCGGGATGACCCAGGCCAAGGAGTACGCCGAACTCGAATGGCCGATCGACATCGCGATCGCCGTGGTGTGGGTGGCCTTCGCGGTGAACTTCGTCGGGACGATGGTCAAGCGGCGCGAACGGCACCTCTACGTGGCGATCTGGTTCTACGTCGCCTCGATCGTGACCGTCGCGGTGCTGCACATCTTCAACAACCTCTCGGTTCCGGCTGGCGCCTTCAAGAGCTACTCGATCTACGCCGGCGTGCAGGACGCCTTCATGCAGTGGTGGTACGGCCACAACGCCGTCGCCTTCTTCCTGACGACGCCGTTCCTCGGGCTGATGTACTACTTCATGCCGAAGGCGGCGGGGGGGCCGGTGTTCTCGTACCGGCTGTCGATCCTGCACTTCTGGTCGCTGGTCTTCCTCTACATCTGGGCCGGGCCGCACCACCTCCACTACACGGCGTTGCCGGAGTGGGCGTCGACCCTCGGGATGATCTTCTCGGTGATGCTCTGGGCGCCGAGCTGGGGCGGCATGATCAACGGCCTGCTCACGCTGCGCGGCGGCTGGCACAAGGTCGTGGATGACCCGATCCTCAAGTTCTTCGTCGTCGGCATCACGGCGTACGGCATGTCGACGTTCGAGGGCCCGATGCTCTCGATCAAGAGCGTCAACGCCCTGGCCCACTACACCGACTGGATCATCGCCCACGTCCACACCGGCGCCCTCGGCTGGAACGGCTTCCTCACCTTCGGCATGGTCTACTGGCTGCTGCCGCGCCTCTTCCAGGCGCCGCTGCACTCGAAGAAGCTGGCGGGGCTCCACTTCTGGATCGCGACCTTCGGCATCATCCTGTACGTCGTGGCGATCTACAGCGCCGGCGTGACGCAGGGGCTGATGTGGCGTGCCTTCGACGAGACCGGTCGCCTGATGTATCCGGACTTCGTCGAGACGGTCGCCAAGCTGATGCCGATGTACTGGGTGCGCGTCGTGGGCGGGTCGCTCTACATCGTCGGCATGCTGCTCTTCGGCTGGAACATCCTGATGACGTGGCGCGCACGGCCGACGACCTACGAGGTTCCGGTGATCCGGGCCGCGCCGCTCGCGAAGGCGTACGTGCCGGAGCCGACGCACGTGCCGGCGGGTGAGGGCGTGATCGGCCGGATCCGCGCGATGCGCTACCACCGCCGGTGGGAGCGGATGCCGGTCTTCTTCACGGTGCTGGTCGTGCTGGCGGTCGTGGTCGCGTCGCTCTTCGAAATCCTGCCGACCTTCCTGATCAAGGCGAACGTGCCGACGATCGCGTCGGTGAAGCCGTACACGCCGCTCGAGCTCTACGGGCGCGACATGTACATTCGCGAAGGCTGCTTCAACTGCCATTCGCAGCAGATCCGCCCGCTCCGCTACGAGACGGAGCGGTATGGCGAATATTCCAAGCCGGGCGAGTCGGTGTACGAGCATCCGTTCCTCTGGGGCTCGCGCCGCATCGGGCCGGATCTGGCGCGCGAGGGCGGGAAGTATCCCAACCTCTGGCACGTGCGGCACTTCGCCAACCCGCGCGAGCTGGCGGCGAAGTCGATCATGCCGGCCTATGCCCACTTCGCGACCAACACGATCGACTGGGACGTGATTCCCAAGCGCGTCGATGCGATGGCGATGCTCGGCGTGCCGTACGGCGATGCGATCAACAACGCCGTGCCGATGGCGAAGGCGCAGGCCGCCGAGCTGGCCGCCGAGGTCGAGCGGTCGGGTGGACCGGCCGGACTGGCCGATCGCGAGGTGATCGCGATCGTCGCCTACATGCAGCGCCTCGGCCGTGACATCAAGTCGGCACCGGCTGTCGCCGCCGCGGGACGGGCGCCATGA
- a CDS encoding cbb3-type cytochrome c oxidase subunit 3, which produces MSLTDLMSNAGLSSYAEVALVLFLASFLGIAWWVFRPSARLRWQAAARLPLDDAPTTPSSPSAGASHE; this is translated from the coding sequence ATGAGCCTCACCGACCTGATGAGCAACGCGGGGCTCTCGAGCTACGCCGAGGTGGCCCTGGTCCTCTTTCTGGCCTCCTTCCTCGGCATCGCCTGGTGGGTCTTCCGCCCCTCGGCGCGCCTCCGCTGGCAGGCGGCCGCCCGGCTTCCCCTCGACGACGCGCCGACGACGCCGTCCAGTCCTTCCGCAGGAGCGTCCCATGAGTGA
- a CDS encoding c-type cytochrome, producing the protein MSDQDRLIEHSYDGIQEYDNPMPAWWVTTFWLTIIYAVLYYFNVFGIGEGKGRQAEYQAAMATAAAEHPVVASTVTPEQLLAMAADPKSVEEGKEVFTKNCVACHAADGGGLIGPNLTDDSWIHGGTIDKIHTTIVDGVLAKGMPAWGQMLKPEDVEHVTSYVWSLHGTTPAKPKVAEGVVEPR; encoded by the coding sequence ATGAGTGACCAGGATCGCCTGATCGAGCACAGCTACGACGGGATTCAGGAGTACGACAATCCGATGCCGGCCTGGTGGGTGACCACCTTCTGGCTGACGATCATCTACGCGGTGTTGTACTACTTCAATGTCTTCGGCATTGGTGAAGGGAAGGGGCGGCAGGCCGAGTATCAGGCGGCGATGGCGACGGCGGCCGCCGAGCATCCGGTGGTGGCGTCGACGGTGACGCCCGAACAGTTGCTGGCGATGGCCGCCGACCCGAAGAGCGTCGAGGAAGGGAAGGAAGTCTTCACCAAGAACTGTGTGGCCTGTCACGCGGCGGACGGCGGCGGCCTGATCGGGCCGAACCTCACGGACGACTCGTGGATTCATGGTGGCACGATCGACAAGATCCACACCACCATCGTTGACGGTGTCCTCGCGAAGGGGATGCCGGCCTGGGGCCAGATGCTCAAGCCCGAGGACGTGGAGCACGTGACCAGCTATGTCTGGTCCCTGCACGGCACCACGCCCGCCAAACCGAAAGTTGCAGAAGGAGTCGTGGAACCCCGATGA
- the ccoG gene encoding cytochrome c oxidase accessory protein CcoG, whose protein sequence is MTAPAASGRVLPTLNEDGSRNWIRPKPAAGAWFTRRRIVAYVLMVVFIGIPHVRIHGLPAILLDVPRRQFTILGTTFLPTDTLLLMLLLGSVVIAIFLFSALFGRVWCGWACPQTVYLEFLYRPIERLFEGGRSGSLQLDRKRSHFHPRRLAKYAVYLALSLLLAHTFLAYFVGVEALERWVRLSPAQHPTPFIVMAFTTAMIFTDFTWFREQTCLIACPYGRWQSVLLDKQSVIVAYDYVRGEPRGHAKPRPADAGDCIDCGACVTTCPTGIDIRNGLQMECVHCTQCIDACDAIMTQVGKPKGLIRYSSQDALAGQPKHMLRTRVVLYPLALTLFFGGFLYSLGTRPAADITVLRSQAEPFRVEPDGRVANQVRVRVGNRSRTEQVYTITVLGADAGEVIAPESPLTVKANDLRTTSLFILLPRSAFVNGKHDVTIRITAGAGFTRDTPFNLLGPVAAAGSTP, encoded by the coding sequence ATGACCGCCCCGGCCGCGAGTGGCCGTGTCTTGCCGACGTTGAACGAGGACGGATCGCGCAACTGGATCCGTCCGAAGCCTGCCGCTGGCGCGTGGTTCACGCGTCGGCGGATCGTGGCGTATGTCCTGATGGTCGTCTTCATCGGGATCCCGCACGTCCGCATCCACGGACTGCCGGCGATCCTGCTGGACGTGCCGCGTCGCCAGTTCACGATCCTCGGTACCACCTTCCTGCCGACCGACACGCTGCTGCTCATGCTGCTGCTCGGCTCGGTGGTGATCGCCATCTTCCTCTTCTCGGCGCTCTTCGGCCGCGTCTGGTGCGGCTGGGCCTGTCCGCAGACCGTCTACCTCGAGTTCCTCTACCGGCCCATCGAGCGCCTCTTCGAGGGCGGCCGGAGCGGCTCGCTCCAGCTCGACCGGAAGCGGTCCCACTTCCATCCGCGTCGCCTCGCCAAGTACGCGGTCTACCTGGCCCTCTCGCTCCTGCTGGCGCACACCTTCCTCGCCTACTTCGTTGGCGTCGAGGCGCTCGAGCGGTGGGTGCGACTCTCACCCGCGCAGCACCCGACGCCCTTCATCGTGATGGCGTTCACGACCGCGATGATCTTCACCGACTTCACCTGGTTCCGGGAGCAGACCTGCCTGATCGCCTGCCCCTACGGCCGCTGGCAGTCGGTGTTGCTGGACAAGCAGTCGGTGATCGTCGCCTACGATTATGTGCGTGGGGAACCGCGGGGCCACGCCAAGCCGCGTCCCGCCGACGCCGGCGACTGCATCGACTGCGGGGCCTGTGTCACCACCTGCCCGACCGGGATCGACATCCGCAACGGACTGCAGATGGAATGCGTCCACTGCACCCAGTGCATCGATGCCTGCGACGCCATCATGACGCAGGTCGGCAAGCCGAAGGGGCTGATCCGCTACAGTTCGCAGGATGCCCTCGCCGGCCAGCCGAAGCACATGCTGCGCACGCGCGTGGTGCTCTATCCGCTGGCGCTGACGCTCTTCTTCGGTGGCTTCCTCTACTCGCTGGGCACCCGTCCGGCGGCCGACATCACCGTGTTGCGCAGTCAGGCCGAACCGTTCCGCGTCGAGCCCGATGGTCGGGTGGCCAACCAGGTGCGTGTGCGGGTCGGCAACCGGAGCCGAACGGAACAGGTGTACACCATCACCGTGCTCGGCGCCGACGCCGGCGAAGTGATCGCCCCGGAAAGCCCGCTGACGGTCAAGGCCAACGACCTGCGGACCACGTCGCTCTTCATCCTGCTGCCCCGGAGTGCCTTCGTGAACGGCAAGCATGACGTGACGATCCGGATCACCGCGGGCGCGGGCTTCACCAGGGACACGCCGTTCAACCTCCTCGGCCCGGTCGCGGCCGCCGGCAGTACGCCATGA
- a CDS encoding FixH family protein, whose translation MKSPFSKERIWPTMITAALLGNVVLGVVLVRLAGGDRHFAVESNYYQKAIGWDSTMAQDGRNAALGWVVSPSLGAVRAGGRDTLVVTLHTAAGEPVIGAAVTLEAMPIAYAGEVARATLMATGEPGEYATAGLINRAGLWELRLAAVRGTDRFTENLRLDASTTAVATVVTARPGDAPK comes from the coding sequence ATGAAGTCGCCCTTCTCGAAGGAACGGATCTGGCCGACGATGATCACCGCGGCGTTGCTCGGCAACGTTGTCCTGGGCGTGGTGCTGGTGCGTCTGGCCGGCGGCGATCGACACTTCGCGGTGGAATCGAACTACTACCAGAAGGCGATCGGCTGGGATTCCACGATGGCCCAGGATGGCCGCAACGCTGCGCTGGGCTGGGTGGTATCGCCCAGCCTCGGCGCGGTACGCGCGGGCGGCCGTGACACCCTCGTGGTCACCCTGCACACCGCCGCAGGCGAGCCGGTGATTGGCGCCGCCGTGACGCTGGAGGCGATGCCGATCGCGTATGCCGGCGAGGTCGCGCGCGCCACGCTCATGGCCACCGGCGAGCCGGGCGAGTATGCCACGGCTGGCCTGATCAACCGCGCCGGGCTCTGGGAGTTGCGTCTCGCCGCCGTGCGCGGCACCGATCGCTTCACCGAGAACCTGCGGCTCGATGCCTCGACCACCGCCGTGGCCACGGTGGTGACCGCGCGGCCCGGGGACGCGCCGAAGTGA
- a CDS encoding sulfite exporter TauE/SafE family protein, giving the protein MTFALAVLVASLLGSVHCAAMCGAFTCLYAPAGSTWRESRNAHAAYNVGRLAAYLLLGTVAGLLGAGLERAGTLAGVQHVAAIATAVLLVVWGAHALLIASGASVKPVRPPAAWQRAMGSVLHRLMDRPPVVRAAATGLFTTLLPCGWLYAFVVTAAGTGTPWQGATLMAVFWLGTLPMMLAVGVGLQQLAGTWRARLPMASAATILLLGMLSLASHLDLVPAAHWLHRVMPSVPVAAAAPTASAAPPVHHH; this is encoded by the coding sequence GTGACCTTCGCCCTCGCGGTGCTGGTGGCATCGCTGCTCGGCAGCGTCCATTGTGCCGCGATGTGCGGGGCGTTCACCTGTCTCTATGCCCCGGCGGGCAGCACGTGGCGCGAGAGCCGCAACGCGCACGCAGCGTACAACGTCGGTCGGCTGGCGGCCTACCTCCTCCTCGGCACCGTCGCCGGACTGCTCGGCGCCGGCCTCGAACGGGCTGGCACGCTCGCCGGGGTGCAGCACGTCGCCGCAATCGCCACCGCGGTGCTGCTCGTGGTGTGGGGCGCCCATGCCCTGTTGATCGCCAGCGGGGCGTCGGTGAAGCCGGTGCGGCCGCCGGCGGCGTGGCAGCGAGCGATGGGAAGTGTCCTCCACCGACTGATGGACCGCCCGCCGGTGGTGCGAGCGGCGGCTACCGGGCTCTTCACCACGCTGCTGCCGTGTGGCTGGCTCTACGCGTTCGTGGTGACGGCCGCCGGCACCGGCACGCCGTGGCAGGGTGCCACCCTGATGGCGGTTTTCTGGCTCGGGACGCTGCCGATGATGCTTGCCGTCGGCGTGGGCCTGCAACAGCTCGCCGGGACGTGGCGTGCACGCCTGCCGATGGCGAGTGCCGCCACCATCCTGCTCCTCGGCATGCTCTCACTGGCCTCGCATCTCGATCTCGTCCCCGCAGCGCACTGGTTGCACCGGGTGATGCCCTCGGTGCCGGTGGCTGCTGCCGCGCCGACCGCGTCGGCCGCACCTCCTGTGCACCACCACTGA
- a CDS encoding heavy metal translocating P-type ATPase has protein sequence MIATQLGTPCTHCGLAVPPALLASDGAASFCCSGCETAYGIVQQSGLGQYYAFRERRETAVQSSGHSFEEFDHPAFAELYVQATADGRAITELYLEGVHCASCVWLVERVPLLLPGVVRAELDVRRALARIEWDPQQLPLSRVARTLDQLGYTPHPFRGVARDAMRRREDRAMLARIGVAGAIAGNVMLPALALYSGEFAGMEAAYEGLFRWVSLGLTIPAMLFPGRVFFTGAVAALRTRRLHMDLPIALALGAGFVRGAINTVADSGPIYFDGVTILIFALLTGRFLQQRGQRAAADAAELLYSLSPDSARVVTEDGSERTMPAAALLPGMSVRVRAGESFPADGTIIDGSTSVNAALLTGESRPVTAVAGDVVHAGTLNVAAPVTVRIEEAGATSRLARLLRQVEESSARRAPVVAMADRMAGVFVAAVLVLAVATFALWVGRDDVAAWDNAIALLIVTCPCALALATPLAVTVAVGRAARAGIYIKGGDALEQLSRPGHLVLDKTGTVTEGRTALVSWHGDPSVQAMVLALEAGSSHPIADGFRRAWPELLPPIAESVAHVVGGGISGVVEGRSVLVGSPRFVMAEAEGGDFLLATLRGRALTPVLVAVDGVVVAAAGLGDRVRDGAAEALGALRRRGWRTTLLSGDDPAVAAEVGAALGFAADEAIGGATPEEKLARITAWRAEGGPVVMVGDGVNDAAAIAAAHVGIGVHGGAEACLATADVYLTSPGLAPLVGLMTGAERTMHVIRRNMVWALMYNVAGVALAMSGTISPLIAALMMPASSLTVVLGSWLGRTFAPISGAAPSGAVPTAPRVVEAAA, from the coding sequence ATGATCGCCACGCAACTCGGCACGCCCTGCACGCATTGCGGCCTGGCCGTCCCGCCCGCCTTGCTGGCGAGCGATGGCGCCGCGTCGTTCTGTTGCAGCGGGTGTGAGACCGCGTACGGCATCGTGCAGCAGAGCGGTCTGGGGCAGTACTACGCCTTCCGCGAGCGGCGCGAGACGGCGGTGCAGAGCAGTGGCCACTCGTTCGAGGAGTTCGACCACCCCGCGTTCGCCGAGCTGTATGTGCAGGCGACCGCAGACGGGCGCGCCATCACCGAGCTCTATCTGGAAGGCGTCCATTGCGCCTCCTGCGTCTGGCTGGTCGAGCGGGTACCGCTCCTCCTCCCGGGTGTCGTGCGCGCGGAGCTGGATGTGCGGCGGGCACTGGCACGGATCGAATGGGACCCGCAGCAGTTGCCACTCTCCCGGGTGGCGCGCACACTGGACCAGCTCGGCTACACGCCGCATCCGTTCCGTGGCGTCGCGCGGGACGCGATGCGCCGTCGTGAGGACCGCGCCATGCTGGCGCGCATCGGCGTCGCCGGGGCGATTGCCGGCAACGTGATGCTTCCCGCGCTGGCACTCTACTCCGGAGAATTCGCCGGGATGGAAGCGGCGTACGAGGGACTGTTCCGCTGGGTCTCCCTCGGGCTGACGATTCCGGCGATGCTCTTTCCAGGGCGCGTCTTCTTCACCGGTGCGGTTGCCGCGCTCCGCACACGTCGGCTCCACATGGACTTGCCGATCGCCCTGGCGCTCGGCGCGGGCTTTGTGCGCGGGGCGATCAACACGGTGGCGGATAGTGGCCCGATCTATTTCGACGGCGTCACCATCCTGATCTTTGCCCTGCTCACCGGTCGCTTCCTGCAGCAGCGCGGCCAGCGCGCCGCGGCCGATGCCGCCGAGCTGCTCTACTCGCTGTCGCCCGATTCGGCCCGCGTGGTGACCGAGGATGGCAGCGAGCGCACCATGCCTGCGGCGGCACTCCTCCCCGGGATGTCGGTGCGCGTCCGCGCCGGCGAGAGCTTCCCGGCGGACGGTACCATCATCGACGGCAGCACCTCCGTCAACGCTGCCCTCCTCACCGGCGAATCGCGGCCGGTCACGGCGGTGGCCGGTGATGTCGTGCACGCCGGCACGCTCAACGTGGCGGCGCCGGTGACGGTGCGGATCGAGGAAGCGGGGGCCACCTCGCGACTCGCGCGGTTGCTGCGGCAGGTGGAGGAGAGCAGCGCGCGCCGGGCTCCCGTCGTGGCGATGGCCGACCGGATGGCGGGGGTCTTCGTCGCCGCGGTGCTGGTGCTCGCCGTCGCGACGTTCGCGCTCTGGGTCGGCCGCGACGACGTCGCGGCGTGGGACAACGCCATCGCGCTCCTGATCGTCACCTGCCCCTGCGCACTGGCCCTCGCGACACCGCTCGCGGTGACGGTGGCCGTGGGCCGCGCGGCGCGGGCCGGGATCTACATCAAGGGCGGAGACGCGCTCGAGCAACTCTCCCGTCCCGGGCACCTGGTGCTCGACAAGACGGGGACCGTGACCGAGGGTCGCACGGCACTGGTGAGCTGGCATGGCGATCCGTCGGTGCAGGCGATGGTGCTTGCCCTGGAAGCGGGATCGTCGCACCCGATTGCCGACGGCTTCCGCCGTGCGTGGCCGGAGCTGCTCCCGCCGATCGCCGAGTCGGTCGCGCACGTCGTCGGTGGCGGCATCAGCGGCGTGGTGGAGGGCCGGAGCGTACTTGTTGGCTCGCCGCGCTTCGTGATGGCGGAGGCCGAGGGTGGCGACTTTCTGCTGGCCACCCTTCGCGGGCGCGCGCTGACCCCGGTGCTGGTCGCGGTCGACGGCGTGGTCGTCGCGGCGGCGGGGCTGGGCGATCGGGTGCGCGATGGTGCCGCCGAGGCGCTCGGCGCGCTGCGTCGCCGCGGCTGGCGCACCACCTTGCTCTCGGGGGATGACCCGGCCGTCGCGGCAGAGGTCGGTGCCGCCCTTGGCTTCGCCGCCGATGAGGCCATCGGCGGGGCGACCCCGGAAGAGAAATTGGCGCGGATCACCGCGTGGCGTGCGGAGGGTGGTCCGGTGGTGATGGTGGGTGACGGAGTGAACGATGCCGCCGCGATCGCCGCGGCGCATGTCGGCATCGGCGTGCATGGCGGCGCCGAGGCCTGTCTCGCGACGGCCGACGTCTATCTGACGTCGCCCGGGCTGGCACCGCTGGTGGGGTTGATGACCGGCGCCGAGCGGACGATGCACGTGATCCGCCGCAACATGGTCTGGGCGCTGATGTACAACGTGGCCGGCGTCGCGCTGGCGATGTCCGGCACCATCTCGCCGCTGATCGCGGCGCTCATGATGCCGGCGAGTTCGCTCACCGTGGTCCTCGGCAGCTGGCTCGGGCGCACCTTTGCGCCGATCTCCGGCGCGGCGCCGAGCGGGGCGGTCCCCACGGCGCCGCGCGTCGTCGAGGCGGCGGCATGA
- the ccoS gene encoding cbb3-type cytochrome oxidase assembly protein CcoS encodes MSVLFLILPLALVLVGVAVWAYIWSARGGQFDDLDTPAVRLLHDDGESRVNDVRAVSRSSADPSSTAAPR; translated from the coding sequence ATGAGTGTCCTCTTCCTGATTCTGCCGCTGGCGCTGGTGCTGGTGGGGGTCGCGGTGTGGGCCTACATCTGGTCGGCGCGGGGCGGGCAGTTCGACGACCTCGACACACCGGCGGTGCGCCTGCTGCACGACGACGGCGAGTCGCGGGTCAACGACGTCCGCGCAGTTTCTCGATCGTCCGCCGATCCTTCTTCGACGGCCGCCCCTCGCTGA